In a genomic window of Candidatus Omnitrophota bacterium:
- a CDS encoding Jag N-terminal domain-containing protein, whose translation MKKVKYIEVEGKTVEEAIEKALQELKLPRNRVKIESVVEEKKGLFGMPGAKPAKVRVSVISNKENT comes from the coding sequence GTGAAAAAAGTAAAATATATTGAAGTTGAAGGGAAGACTGTGGAAGAGGCCATTGAAAAGGCCTTGCAAGAATTAAAACTCCCGCGCAACCGTGTAAAAATAGAAAGTGTAGTCGAGGAGAAAAAGGGGCTTTTTGGTATGCCCGGAGCTAAGCCAGCAAAGGTACGTGTAAGCGTAATTTCTAACAAAGAAAATACTTGA
- the yidC gene encoding membrane protein insertase YidC — protein MEKRLVLAIALSLLVLLSWSALTPKPEGNGLASFGQSHKPQLVDNKGVNAINAQLQTSVATGTTLSPSGVAPLSADANEVKETVKFTQDSREIIFNPNRAAILEVIFKNNIEHRLPLKIGFLSDEGLVFKQQNITKDTISFVHEDQDKRIVKKFTIPNNSYVIELEIKTQNLSSSPLLLQKPQLVLGRLDLSAKNSQARYQDVLLGGKEKTLHLGAGKDFSAPDVKFIGLRDQYFCAIVEPVNFTSSGYVKKINSQESEVGIFYNDENLKPGAQIGHLYRIFLGPQDLKLLNSIKPEWTPIIYFGMFDFIAQLLLQLLGFFYGLVHNWGLAIIILSIAVYFLLFPLSIKQMRSMKEMQILQPKIEALRKEFKDNPQRLNKEIMELYKEHKVNPLSGCLPLLLQMPIFFALYQALIRSVDLRGAHFWWIKDLSSPDKLFVFKNSIPLLGNQLNILPILMAIGMFVQQKISMGKATGDAAQQQKIMMIIMPIMFGVIFYQMPSGLVLYWFVNSILMLSYQVKINSQK, from the coding sequence ATGGAAAAACGTTTAGTTCTAGCCATTGCCTTATCTTTATTAGTATTACTGAGCTGGTCAGCTCTAACTCCTAAGCCGGAAGGCAATGGTTTGGCTTCCTTTGGCCAAAGCCATAAGCCGCAACTAGTTGATAATAAAGGAGTTAATGCGATAAATGCTCAATTGCAGACTTCAGTAGCTACAGGGACAACCTTGTCTCCATCAGGCGTCGCTCCATTATCTGCGGACGCCAATGAGGTGAAAGAGACTGTTAAATTTACTCAAGATAGTCGAGAAATTATTTTTAATCCAAATAGGGCCGCTATTTTAGAGGTAATTTTTAAAAATAACATTGAGCACCGTCTACCGCTTAAAATTGGTTTTCTTAGTGACGAAGGCCTTGTTTTTAAACAGCAAAATATAACTAAAGATACCATCAGTTTTGTCCATGAAGATCAAGATAAGCGTATTGTCAAGAAGTTCACTATTCCTAACAATAGTTATGTCATAGAGTTAGAGATTAAGACCCAAAATTTATCATCCTCTCCTCTATTGTTGCAAAAACCTCAATTAGTTTTAGGAAGATTAGATTTGTCGGCTAAAAATTCCCAAGCACGATATCAGGACGTTTTGCTGGGAGGCAAGGAAAAAACCTTACACCTCGGAGCGGGTAAAGATTTTAGTGCTCCAGACGTGAAGTTTATTGGGCTGCGTGATCAGTATTTTTGCGCTATTGTTGAGCCCGTTAATTTTACCTCTAGCGGTTATGTTAAAAAAATTAATTCGCAAGAATCAGAAGTGGGTATTTTTTATAATGATGAGAATTTAAAACCTGGAGCTCAGATTGGACATTTATATCGCATATTTTTAGGCCCACAGGATCTTAAGCTGCTAAACAGCATTAAACCAGAATGGACACCTATTATATATTTTGGGATGTTTGATTTTATTGCTCAGCTTCTTTTACAACTTCTTGGATTTTTCTATGGCCTAGTTCATAATTGGGGCTTGGCCATAATTATCTTAAGCATTGCAGTCTATTTTCTATTATTTCCCCTATCGATTAAACAAATGCGCTCCATGAAAGAGATGCAGATCTTACAGCCTAAAATCGAAGCTCTACGTAAGGAGTTTAAAGATAATCCACAAAGATTAAATAAAGAAATCATGGAGCTATATAAAGAGCACAAGGTTAACCCGCTTAGCGGGTGTTTGCCACTTTTATTGCAGATGCCTATATTTTTTGCGCTTTATCAGGCGTTAATTCGTTCAGTAGATTTAAGAGGAGCGCATTTCTGGTGGATTAAGGATTTGTCTTCTCCGGACAAGCTTTTTGTTTTTAAAAATTCAATACCGTTGTTAGGCAACCAATTAAATATTTTACCAATTTTGATGGCTATTGGCATGTTTGTTCAGCAAAAGATTTCTATGGGTAAAGCAACTGGTGACGCTGCTCAACAACAAAAAATAATGATGATCATTATGCCGATCATGTTTGGAGTTATTTTTTACCAAATGCCGTCGGGATTGGTACTTTATTGGTTTGTAAATAGCATATTGATGTTGAGTTATCAAGTAAAAATTAATAGTCAAAAGTGA
- a CDS encoding AAA family ATPase, with amino-acid sequence MGKIIAICNQKGGVGKTTTSINLAAYLAMAGKKILLIDLDPQANATSGIGINKHDIQKSTYHILLEELKLADILQKTAIDNLLLAPSNLDLTGAEVELVGALGREYRLKRALQIEKENFDFVIIDSPPSLGLLTINGLCASDSVIIPVQCEYYALEGLTQLHNTVRLVKENLNPTLSVEGVLLTMADFRTNLTKEVIQEARNHFKDKVYNTVIPRNIRLTEAPSFGKPIALYDKDSLGAQKYEELSREILGLQI; translated from the coding sequence ATGGGTAAAATAATCGCAATCTGTAACCAGAAAGGCGGGGTAGGTAAAACTACAACCTCGATTAATCTCGCGGCGTACCTGGCTATGGCAGGGAAGAAAATTTTGCTCATTGATTTGGATCCTCAAGCAAATGCTACTAGCGGTATTGGAATAAATAAACATGATATTCAAAAAAGCACATACCATATTCTTCTTGAAGAATTAAAGCTCGCCGATATTTTACAAAAAACAGCAATTGATAATCTTTTACTTGCCCCTTCTAATTTAGACTTAACTGGTGCAGAGGTGGAGCTGGTTGGGGCGCTTGGCCGTGAGTATAGATTAAAAAGGGCTTTGCAAATTGAAAAAGAAAATTTTGATTTTGTGATTATTGATTCTCCGCCTTCCTTAGGATTACTTACGATTAATGGGCTATGTGCTTCTGATTCAGTAATAATTCCTGTCCAATGTGAATATTATGCCTTAGAAGGCTTGACGCAACTTCATAATACAGTTAGACTTGTAAAAGAAAACCTTAATCCTACCCTAAGTGTTGAAGGCGTGCTTTTAACTATGGCAGATTTTCGCACCAATCTTACTAAAGAAGTTATTCAGGAAGCGCGCAATCACTTTAAGGATAAAGTCTATAATACAGTAATTCCTAGAAATATTCGTTTAACCGAAGCACCGAGTTTTGGTAAGCCGATTGCCTTGTATGATAAAGACTCTTTAGGCGCTCAGAAATATGAAGAGTTGAGCAGAGAAATTTTAGGCTTACAAATATAA
- the rpmH gene encoding 50S ribosomal protein L34, with protein sequence MKKNLKTPTNIVGKKRHGFRSKMASKSGRKLLARRRSKGRKRLCI encoded by the coding sequence ATGAAGAAAAATTTAAAGACACCTACAAACATTGTCGGTAAAAAGCGCCATGGTTTTCGTAGTAAAATGGCTTCTAAATCCGGTAGAAAGCTTTTAGCGCGCCGACGGAGCAAAGGCAGGAAAAGGCTTTGTATTTAA
- the dnaA gene encoding chromosomal replication initiator protein DnaA produces MVELIKNWEEAQVDLKTRMGDTIFATWIAPLKFLPQDNHSINLEAPDQFFKDWVEKHYLELIRDTLKRKGVDNLLVKLVVSTAQSDLSIPSNNEISIKNAPSASCINLNSRYTFENFVIGASNRHAHAYSLAVANSPAKTYNPLFIYGGVGLGKTHLIQAICHQIKNNNPTGIKICYVSSEKFTNELIDAIAHRSTNAFRQKYRNLDVLVIDDIHFIAGKESTQEEFFHTFNTLYDAHKQIVFSSDRPPKEITNLQERLISRFGWGLATDVQPPDLETRVAILKKKIEREPVTVPDDVIFFIAQLIKTNIRELEGALIRTIAYSLLEEAPVTLQLTKEVLKDLLKEPTKLITVDFIQRCVVEEFGVSLQDLKTKRRNKQVVLPRQIAMYLSRELTDLSLPEIGELFGGKDHTTVLHSYNKIKEEIIQNPELKGRVEKVIQVVKQ; encoded by the coding sequence ATGGTTGAGCTTATTAAGAATTGGGAAGAAGCACAGGTAGATTTAAAGACAAGGATGGGCGATACTATCTTTGCTACCTGGATAGCTCCGCTGAAGTTTTTACCTCAAGATAACCACAGTATAAATCTTGAGGCTCCAGACCAATTTTTCAAAGACTGGGTAGAAAAACATTATCTTGAACTTATTCGGGATACCTTAAAACGTAAGGGCGTGGATAATCTGTTAGTAAAGTTAGTTGTCAGCACCGCTCAAAGCGATTTATCTATTCCTTCTAACAATGAAATCAGTATCAAGAACGCTCCATCTGCTAGTTGTATCAATCTTAATTCGCGTTATACATTTGAAAATTTTGTTATCGGGGCTTCCAATAGGCATGCGCACGCCTATTCTTTAGCTGTAGCCAACTCACCGGCTAAAACATATAATCCATTATTCATTTATGGAGGAGTGGGGCTGGGAAAGACCCATTTGATCCAAGCTATCTGCCATCAAATAAAAAACAATAACCCAACGGGAATAAAAATATGCTATGTTTCGAGTGAAAAATTTACCAACGAGCTTATCGACGCTATAGCGCATCGTTCTACTAATGCTTTTCGCCAAAAATACCGCAACCTCGATGTCCTTGTTATTGATGATATTCACTTTATCGCAGGAAAAGAATCTACTCAAGAGGAGTTTTTCCACACCTTCAATACTTTATATGATGCTCACAAACAAATTGTATTCTCCTCAGATCGGCCGCCTAAAGAAATTACCAACCTACAGGAACGGCTGATTTCACGGTTTGGGTGGGGCCTGGCTACAGATGTCCAGCCCCCAGATCTAGAAACACGCGTGGCAATCCTAAAGAAGAAAATTGAACGTGAACCCGTCACGGTTCCCGATGATGTAATATTTTTTATCGCTCAATTAATTAAAACCAATATTCGCGAACTAGAAGGCGCCTTAATCAGAACGATTGCCTATTCTTTGCTAGAGGAAGCTCCGGTTACCTTACAATTAACTAAAGAGGTACTGAAAGACCTGCTCAAAGAACCTACAAAATTAATTACTGTAGATTTTATCCAACGCTGCGTAGTCGAGGAATTCGGAGTTTCTTTACAGGACCTTAAAACAAAAAGACGCAACAAACAAGTTGTGCTTCCACGACAAATTGCTATGTATTTAAGTAGGGAATTAACGGATTTATCTCTCCCGGAAATCGGAGAACTTTTTGGTGGCAAAGATCACACTACAGTTTTACACTCTTACAATAAAATCAAGGAAGAGATTATCCAAAACCCGGAGCTAAAAGGAAGGGTTGAAAAAGTTATTCAAGTTGTTAAACAGTAA
- the dnaN gene encoding DNA polymerase III subunit beta — MKLRVEKNHLISAIQAVQNIITSKSALPILSNILIETQGALLRLTATDLDIGITCAIPGEILEQGAITIPAKRFSDIIKEFPLDVVNITTKKNNQVIIDSDMCQFKIMGLAKEEFPKLPEFKDKKVIKIEQGALRQMLSLTSFASSLDETRYVLNGILFKINKGVLVLVATDGKRLAIAERKLVGVEVDIEVSIIIPIKTIQELNRNLKDIGDLSLVISSNQALFDLGSVAVVSRLIEGEFPDYKQVIPVASENKIKIERSQFLLAVKRAALLATPDYQAVKLEVFKNKLVISKSTPDVGEFHEELVVEYQGKELVIGFNPVYLMDVLKSLDEDVVNLELTDGEKPGVIRISGYIYIVLPMRLN; from the coding sequence ATGAAACTTCGAGTAGAAAAAAATCATTTAATTAGTGCAATTCAAGCTGTACAAAACATAATTACTTCAAAATCAGCTTTACCTATCCTTTCTAATATTTTAATTGAGACTCAAGGGGCACTTTTGCGCCTAACAGCAACAGATTTAGATATAGGAATAACCTGTGCAATTCCTGGGGAAATCCTGGAACAAGGTGCGATCACTATTCCAGCCAAGAGGTTTAGTGATATAATTAAAGAATTCCCTTTGGATGTAGTTAATATTACTACTAAAAAAAACAACCAGGTGATTATTGATTCAGATATGTGTCAGTTTAAAATTATGGGGTTGGCTAAAGAGGAATTTCCAAAACTTCCTGAATTTAAAGATAAAAAAGTGATTAAGATTGAGCAGGGTGCTCTAAGACAAATGTTGTCATTAACCTCTTTTGCTTCGTCATTAGATGAAACGCGTTATGTTTTAAATGGTATTTTATTTAAAATTAATAAAGGAGTATTGGTTTTGGTAGCTACTGATGGTAAAAGGTTGGCGATTGCCGAGAGAAAATTGGTTGGAGTGGAAGTAGATATCGAAGTTAGTATAATTATTCCTATTAAAACAATCCAGGAATTAAATCGTAATCTTAAAGATATTGGAGATCTATCATTAGTGATTAGTAGTAATCAAGCGCTTTTTGATTTGGGCTCTGTTGCGGTTGTATCGCGGCTTATTGAGGGAGAATTTCCGGATTATAAACAGGTTATTCCCGTAGCATCCGAAAATAAAATAAAAATAGAGCGCAGTCAGTTTTTGTTAGCGGTAAAGCGAGCCGCACTTTTGGCTACGCCGGATTACCAGGCGGTAAAGCTAGAGGTTTTTAAGAACAAGCTGGTTATTTCTAAGTCTACTCCTGATGTTGGCGAGTTTCATGAAGAGTTGGTAGTAGAGTATCAAGGAAAAGAGTTGGTGATTGGTTTTAACCCGGTTTATTTAATGGATGTTTTAAAGAGTTTAGATGAAGATGTTGTTAATTTAGAGTTAACCGATGGTGAAAAACCAGGAGTTATTCGTATTAGTGGCTATATTTATATAGTTTTACCTATGCGGCTTAATTAG
- the yidD gene encoding membrane protein insertion efficiency factor YidD, giving the protein MYLKLRNFSIALIAGYQKFLRPVLPLCCRFEPSCSDYTKQAILKYGIIRGVCKGLARLLRCHPFSRRSGYDPLI; this is encoded by the coding sequence TTGTATTTAAAGCTAAGAAATTTTTCAATCGCCTTAATAGCAGGCTATCAAAAATTTTTAAGGCCGGTTTTGCCGCTATGTTGCCGGTTTGAACCAAGCTGTTCTGATTATACTAAGCAGGCAATTTTAAAATACGGAATAATAAGAGGAGTATGTAAGGGGTTAGCCAGGTTATTGCGCTGCCATCCTTTTTCTCGGCGCTCAGGGTATGATCCCTTAATATAA